In bacterium, the sequence CTTACGCGACGCCTGCGATCAAGGATGGCAAATAGGGTTAGAGGGTCTGACAAGACTGTTCCATCAAGCCGCCCTCGGCGGCCAATGGCCGTCACATGCCTGGTTTTGTCAGATGCTCTTAGCGCGTGGGCGCGCCCAGGGAGTTGAGCAGCTCCGAGAGGTGCTGCTTGCTGGCTTCGTCGTTGGCGAGCAGCTGCGCTTTCGTCCACTCGGTGCGGGCTGCTTCGAGCTGGCCCTCGGAACGGAGGACGACCCCCAGGTTGAGGTGGGCCTGCAGGTGGTCGGGGTTCTTGGCGATGACGGCCTCGAAGGCCTGCTTGGCCTCGGCGGTGCGGCCCGAGTAGAAGAGGGCGGTGCCGTAGTCGACCCGGACGTTGTGCTCATCCGGCTGGATGGCGAGCGCGCGGGTGTAGGTCGCGGCGGCTTCGGGGTAGCGCTTGAGGTCGTAGTAGCTGTTGCCGAGGAGGGTGAGGATCGCGGCGTCCTTGGGGTTATCCTTGGCGGCGGCTTCGAGCTGGGGGAGCGCCTGGCCGATCGTATCCACGGGCTGCGGGCCCCGGTCGAAGATGCTCAGCAGCGGCACCAGCGACGAGATCAAGACGGCGAAGCCGAGGATACCGATGCCGACGCGCACCACCCAGTTGCGCTTCTTCTGGGGGATCTCCTCGTCGCGCTGGGGGGCACGCCGTACGACCTTCTGTTTCAATTCCGTCTATCCCTGATACCTGATGATGAGCGGTTCCGCGCCTATTCTACACGGCCGGACGCCGCTTGGCCACGCGGTTGTTCCCAAGAAGCAAGCTTTCCCTTAATATGCCGATAACCTAACAACGGATTCCTGGCCCTGGAGGTGCACGTGCGCTCAGCCCCCCATCCCTCGCCGCGAAAGGCTCCCCTCGCGATCGCCATGCTGGCCGTATCGGTCCTGAGCGCCGCTTCGGGGCTGACAGGGTGCGGCGAGGGCCCCACGGGGGCACCGAGCGCGAACGGGGCGGCCTCCTTCGGGATCCTGGGCACGCTGCCCTACCACCGGATCGATCCCGTGCCGTTCGGGCCTGCACGCTTCCCTGCCTGGGTCGTCGCCCATCGCGGCTACTCGAGCCGCTACCCCGAGAACACCGTCGCCGCGGTTCGGGCTGCCGCCGAGTTCGGCGTGGATATGGTCGAGGTGGACGTGCAGCTCACCAAGGATCGCGAGCTGGTGGTCATGCACGACGCCAGCGTCGACCGGACCACCAACGGCAAGGGCAACGTCCGGGACCTGAAATTCGCGCAGATCCGCGCGCTGGATGCGGGGAGCAAGTTCAAGCCCGAGTTCGCGGGCGAAAAGGTCCCCACCCTGGACGAGGTCCTGGATGCGGTGCGGGGCAAGGCGATGCTCAACATCGAGGTGAAGGGCAAGCTGAACGCCGAGGAGCGCGCCTTCATGGCCGCCAAGGTCAACGAGGCGATCGAGCGCAAGCAGTATCTTTCGCACGTCCAGGTCATGTCCTTCGACAGCGCCTTCATGCAGGAGATGCGCCGGGTGAACCCGCGCGTCAGCTGCGCGCTGCTCGGCCTGGTGGACCCGCTCGACCATCGCCTCTCGAGGGCCACGAAGCTCAAGATGGACGGGCTCAACCTGATGCTGGCCACGCTCGACTCGGGCGACGTGGAGCAGATCCAGAAGGCGGGCCTCAGGGTTCACGTCTGGACGGTCAACAAGCAGAAGACCATGCTCAAGGCCCTGGGGCGCGGGGTGAACGGCCTCATCACCAACTACCCGGAGGTGGCGATGGCCGCCATGGACTCCTACTTCAACGGCAAGCCCCTGCGCATGATGCAGGACG encodes:
- a CDS encoding tetratricopeptide repeat protein, with amino-acid sequence MKQKVVRRAPQRDEEIPQKKRNWVVRVGIGILGFAVLISSLVPLLSIFDRGPQPVDTIGQALPQLEAAAKDNPKDAAILTLLGNSYYDLKRYPEAAATYTRALAIQPDEHNVRVDYGTALFYSGRTAEAKQAFEAVIAKNPDHLQAHLNLGVVLRSEGQLEAARTEWTKAQLLANDEASKQHLSELLNSLGAPTR